In one Camelus dromedarius isolate mCamDro1 chromosome 31, mCamDro1.pat, whole genome shotgun sequence genomic region, the following are encoded:
- the RNF215 gene encoding RING finger protein 215 isoform X1 — translation MGPAARPVPRSPPPPPPPSPLLLLLPLLPLWLGLAGPGAAADGSEPAAGAGRGGARAVRVDVRLPRQDALVLEGVRIGPEADRAPPLGGRLLLPLTPQVDTVDAEQEVPVEGWIAVAYVGKEQAAQIHQESQGSGPQAYPKALVQQMRRALFLGASALLLLILNHNVVRELDISQLLLRPVIVLHYSSNVTKLLEALLQRTQATAEITSGESLSANIEWKLTLWTTCGLSKDGYGGWQDLVCLGGSRAQEQKPLQQLWNAILLVAMLLCTGLVVQAQRQASRQSQREPGGQVDLLKRRVVRRLASLKTRRCRLGRAAQGHLEPGADTCAVCLDYFCNKQWLRVLPCKHEFHRDCVDPWLMLQQTCPLCKFNVLGNHYSDD, via the exons ATGGGCCCCGCCGCTCGCCCCGTGCCGAGGTcgccgcctccgcctccgccgccgtcgccactgctgctgctgctgcccctgctgccaCTCTGGCTGGGCCTGGCGGGGCCCGGAGCCGCGGCGGACGGCAGCGAGCCcgcggccggggcggggcggggcggggcccgcgCCGTGCGGGTGGACGTGAGGCTGCCGCGGCAGGACGCTCTGGTGCTGGAGGGCGTCAGAATCGGCCCCGAGGCCGACCGGGCGCCCCCGCTGGGCGGCCGCCTGCTGCTG CCCCTCACCCCACAGGTGGACACCGTGGATGCCGAGCAGGAGGTGCCCGTAGAAGGCTGGATTGCAGTGGCATACGTGGGCAAGGAGCAGGCAGCCCAGATTCACCAGGAGAGTCAGGGCAGCGGCCCACAGGCCTATCCCAAGGCCCTGGTCCAGCAG ATGCGGAGGGCGCTCTTCCTGGGAgcctctgccctgctcctcctCATCCTGAACCACAACGTGGTCCGAGAG CTGGACATCTCCCAGCTTCTTCTCAGGCCAGTGATTGTCCTCCATTATTCTTCCAACGTCACCAAGCTGTTGGAGGCCCTGCTGCA GAGGACCCAGGCCACAGCTGAGATCACCAGTGGAGAGTCCCTGTCTGCCAACATTGAGTGGAAGCTGACCCTGTGGACCACCTGTGGCCTCTCCAAGGATGGCTACGGAGGATGGCAAGACTTGGTGTGCCTGGGAGGCAGTCGGGCCCAGGAGCAG AAGCCTTTGCAGCAGCTGTGGAATGCCATCCTGCTAGTGGCCATGCTCCTGTGCACAGGCCTCGTGGTCCAGGCTCAGCGGCAGGCGTCCCGGCAGAGCCAACGGGAACCCGGAGGCCAG GTGGACCTGCTCAAGCGCCGGGTGGTGCGGAGGCTGGCATCCCTCAAGACCCGGCGTTGCCGGCTGGGCAGGGCGGCGCAGGGCCACCTGGAGCCTGGGGCCGACACCTGCGCCGTGTGCCTGGACTACTTCTGCAACAAGCAG TGGCTCCGGGTGCTGCCCTGTAAGCATGAGTTTCACCGAGACTGTGTGGATCCCTGGCTGATGCTCCAGCAGACCTGCCCACTGTGCAAATTCAACGTCCTTG GGAACCACTACTCAGATGACTAG
- the RNF215 gene encoding RING finger protein 215 isoform X2 codes for MGPAARPVPRSPPPPPPPSPLLLLLPLLPLWLGLAGPGAAADGSEPAAGAGRGGARAVRVDVRLPRQDALVLEGVRIGPEADRAPPLGGRLLLVDTVDAEQEVPVEGWIAVAYVGKEQAAQIHQESQGSGPQAYPKALVQQMRRALFLGASALLLLILNHNVVRELDISQLLLRPVIVLHYSSNVTKLLEALLQRTQATAEITSGESLSANIEWKLTLWTTCGLSKDGYGGWQDLVCLGGSRAQEQKPLQQLWNAILLVAMLLCTGLVVQAQRQASRQSQREPGGQVDLLKRRVVRRLASLKTRRCRLGRAAQGHLEPGADTCAVCLDYFCNKQWLRVLPCKHEFHRDCVDPWLMLQQTCPLCKFNVLGNHYSDD; via the exons ATGGGCCCCGCCGCTCGCCCCGTGCCGAGGTcgccgcctccgcctccgccgccgtcgccactgctgctgctgctgcccctgctgccaCTCTGGCTGGGCCTGGCGGGGCCCGGAGCCGCGGCGGACGGCAGCGAGCCcgcggccggggcggggcggggcggggcccgcgCCGTGCGGGTGGACGTGAGGCTGCCGCGGCAGGACGCTCTGGTGCTGGAGGGCGTCAGAATCGGCCCCGAGGCCGACCGGGCGCCCCCGCTGGGCGGCCGCCTGCTGCTG GTGGACACCGTGGATGCCGAGCAGGAGGTGCCCGTAGAAGGCTGGATTGCAGTGGCATACGTGGGCAAGGAGCAGGCAGCCCAGATTCACCAGGAGAGTCAGGGCAGCGGCCCACAGGCCTATCCCAAGGCCCTGGTCCAGCAG ATGCGGAGGGCGCTCTTCCTGGGAgcctctgccctgctcctcctCATCCTGAACCACAACGTGGTCCGAGAG CTGGACATCTCCCAGCTTCTTCTCAGGCCAGTGATTGTCCTCCATTATTCTTCCAACGTCACCAAGCTGTTGGAGGCCCTGCTGCA GAGGACCCAGGCCACAGCTGAGATCACCAGTGGAGAGTCCCTGTCTGCCAACATTGAGTGGAAGCTGACCCTGTGGACCACCTGTGGCCTCTCCAAGGATGGCTACGGAGGATGGCAAGACTTGGTGTGCCTGGGAGGCAGTCGGGCCCAGGAGCAG AAGCCTTTGCAGCAGCTGTGGAATGCCATCCTGCTAGTGGCCATGCTCCTGTGCACAGGCCTCGTGGTCCAGGCTCAGCGGCAGGCGTCCCGGCAGAGCCAACGGGAACCCGGAGGCCAG GTGGACCTGCTCAAGCGCCGGGTGGTGCGGAGGCTGGCATCCCTCAAGACCCGGCGTTGCCGGCTGGGCAGGGCGGCGCAGGGCCACCTGGAGCCTGGGGCCGACACCTGCGCCGTGTGCCTGGACTACTTCTGCAACAAGCAG TGGCTCCGGGTGCTGCCCTGTAAGCATGAGTTTCACCGAGACTGTGTGGATCCCTGGCTGATGCTCCAGCAGACCTGCCCACTGTGCAAATTCAACGTCCTTG GGAACCACTACTCAGATGACTAG
- the CCDC157 gene encoding coiled-coil domain-containing protein 157 isoform X1: protein MAHLLGSQACIDSLRRDLTDLQGAIVDVFSRAGPVRFPSWKFPDRVACDLDMVALLEHYDHVPGDPEFTQLSHAVLLELVIDRLLLLLQSCASYLENLSLEQTVPPARAVGPCMSVGLTVQRFWNSLLRLGMLNQQAAPLKRANQGETSTSKPTAKGEPDRSPESVTAKLIKASPKPGSPQTCQELDSTPVRVSLQCPARTAERTRSVQSQTVETALVPCDACTSVQGSLREVGKVVISLCQSQNLPSSLGQFQHLVQDSMGLRPLPAATVGHWAAEQSKDLTRLGKHVGALTQLVGPLRAQLEEAEGQKDRLRKQVGELEQALQQEQGARRRQADEAEQRLAEWERDRKQLLAETSDLKTKVASLEGELKQQQESTRAVETKAQQLQEEAEHRAEAERQVQQLEEQVQLLAGRLDGASQQIRWASTELDKEKARVDSMVRHQESLQAKQRALLQQLDSLDQEREELRGSLDEAEARRVHVEEQLQSVQSEREQGQCQLRAQQELLQSLQREKQGLEQATTDLRLTISELERELMELRERERLLVAFPDLHRPAEAQIQSSGDVTDDMERQVQANDIRIRVLQEENGRLQSMLSKIREVAQQGGLKLIPQDQLWASPSRGLQRAATPAQAQRASPGPLGRRHPPNSRTASTHRTLPGQPRASPQQPCSRPSRSSPEDVTHSINCAQNPIRALARLRRRLSPGQGQASPAHQSQERPT from the exons ATGGCGCACCTGCTGGGCAGCCAAGCCTGCATAGACAGCCTGCGCAGGGACCTTACCGACCTGCAGGGTGCCATTGTGGACGTGTTCTCACGCGCCGGGCCTGTGCGCTTCCCCTCCTGGAAGTTCCCCGACCGCGTGGCCTGTGACCTGGACATGGTGGCCCTGCTAGAGCACTATGACCATGTGCCGGGTGACCCCGAGTTCACGCAGCTGTCCCATGCTGTTCTGCTGGAGCTGGTCATCGACAG gctcctgctgctgcttcagAGCTGTGCAAGCTACTTGGAGAACTTGAGCTTGGAGCAGACGGTGCCCCCGGCCCGGGCTGTGGGGCCCTGCATGTCCGTGGGGCTCACGGTGCAGCGCTTCTGGAACAGCCTGCTAAGGCTGGGCATGCTCAACCAGCAGGCAGCCCCACTG AAAAGGGCAAACCAAGGGGAGACCTCCACCTCCAAGCCCACAGCCAAGGGCGAGCCAGACAGGAGCCCGGAATCTGTGACTGCCAAGCTCATCAAAGCCTCCCCAAAGCCAGGCTCGCCCCAGACCTGCCAAGAGCTGGACAGCACCCCcgtcagagtctccctgcagtgTCCAGCCAGGACGGCCGAGAGAACCAGAAGCGTCCAGTCCCAGACTGTGGAGACAGCCCTGGTGCCCTGTGATGCCTGCACTAGCGTCCAGGGCAGCCTGCGGGAGGTGGGCAAGGTGGTCATCAGCCTGTGTCAGAGCCAGAACTTGCCCTCGTCCTTAGGCCAGTTCCAGCACCTGGTTCAGGACAGCATGGGCCTCAGGCCACTGCCAGCCGCCACCGTGGGCCACTGGGCGGCAGAGCAGAGCAAAGACCTGACGCGCCTTGGCAAGCACGTGGGGGCCCTCACGCAGCTTGTTGGGCCCCTCAGGGCCCagctggaggaggctgaggggcagaaggacagactgaggaagcaggtgGGTGAGCTGGAGCAGGCCCTGCAGCAGGAGCAGGGGGCGCGGCGGCGGCAGGCGGACGAGGCCGAGCAGCGCCTGGCCGAGTGGGAACGCGACCGGAAGCAGCTGCTCGCAG AAACAAGTGACCTCAAGACGAAGGTGGCCAGCCTGGAGGGGGAGCTGAAGCAGCAGCAGGAGTCCACACGGGCCGTGG AAACAAAGGCCCAGCAGCTGCAAGAGGAGGCCGAGCACAGGGCAGAGGCCGAGCGGCAGGTGCAGCAGCTGGAGGAGCAGGTGCAGCTGCTGGCCGGACGGCTGGATGGGGCTAGCCAGCAGATCCGCTGGGCCAGCACAGAGCTGGACAAGGAGAAGGCCCGTGTTGACAGCATGGTCCGCCAccaggag TCCCTGCAGGCCAAGCAGCGAGCCCTGCTACAGCAGCTGGACAGCCTGGACCAGGAGCGTGAGGAGCTGCGAGGCAGTCTGGACGAGGCCGAGGCCCGGCGGGTCCACGTGGAGGAGCAGCTGCAGAGTGTGCAGAGCGAGAGGGAGCAGGGGCAGTGCCAGCTCCGGGCCCAGCAG GAGCTGCTGCAGAGCCTGCAGCGGGAGAAGCAAGGCCTGGAGCAGGCGACCACAGACCTGCGGCTGACCATCTCGGAGCTGGAGCGGGAGCTCATGGAGCTGAGGGAGCGGGAGCGCCTGCTGGTGGCCTTTCCAGACCTGCACCGGCCTGCTGAGGCCCAAATTCAAA GCTCTGGTGATGTCACGGACGACATGGAGAGGCAGGTGCAGGCCAATGACATCCGGATCCGGGTCCTGCAGGAGGAGAATGGACGGCTCCAGTCGATGCTGTCCAAGATTCGGGAGGTGGCCCAGCAGGGGGGCCTCAAG CTGATCCCGCAGGACCAGCTCTGGGCCTCTCCCAGCAGAGGACTCCAGAGAGCAGCaaccccagcccaggcccagagAGCATCCCCAGG GCCCCTGGGCAGGCGGCACCCGCCTAACAGCAGGACAGCCAGTACGcacaggaccctgccaggccagCCCCGGGCCTCCCCACAACAGCCCTGCAGTCGGCCCAGCAGGTCCTCCCCAGAGGATGTAACTCACTCCATCAACTGCGCCCAGAACCCCATCCGGGCCTTGGCCAGGCTGAGGAGGAGACTGTCACCaggccagggccaggccagccCTGCACACCAGTCACAGGAGCGGCCCACATAG
- the CCDC157 gene encoding coiled-coil domain-containing protein 157 isoform X2, whose translation MAHLLGSQACIDSLRRDLTDLQGAIVDVFSRAGPVRFPSWKFPDRVACDLDMVALLEHYDHVPGDPEFTQLSHAVLLELVIDRLLLLLQSCASYLENLSLEQTVPPARAVGPCMSVGLTVQRFWNSLLRLGMLNQQAAPLKRANQGETSTSKPTAKGEPDRSPESVTAKLIKASPKPGSPQTCQELDSTPVRVSLQCPARTAERTRSVQSQTVETALVPCDACTSVQGSLREVGKVVISLCQSQNLPSSLGQFQHLVQDSMGLRPLPAATVGHWAAEQSKDLTRLGKHVGALTQLVGPLRAQLEEAEGQKDRLRKQVGELEQALQQEQGARRRQADEAEQRLAEWERDRKQLLAETKAQQLQEEAEHRAEAERQVQQLEEQVQLLAGRLDGASQQIRWASTELDKEKARVDSMVRHQESLQAKQRALLQQLDSLDQEREELRGSLDEAEARRVHVEEQLQSVQSEREQGQCQLRAQQELLQSLQREKQGLEQATTDLRLTISELERELMELRERERLLVAFPDLHRPAEAQIQSSGDVTDDMERQVQANDIRIRVLQEENGRLQSMLSKIREVAQQGGLKLIPQDQLWASPSRGLQRAATPAQAQRASPGPLGRRHPPNSRTASTHRTLPGQPRASPQQPCSRPSRSSPEDVTHSINCAQNPIRALARLRRRLSPGQGQASPAHQSQERPT comes from the exons ATGGCGCACCTGCTGGGCAGCCAAGCCTGCATAGACAGCCTGCGCAGGGACCTTACCGACCTGCAGGGTGCCATTGTGGACGTGTTCTCACGCGCCGGGCCTGTGCGCTTCCCCTCCTGGAAGTTCCCCGACCGCGTGGCCTGTGACCTGGACATGGTGGCCCTGCTAGAGCACTATGACCATGTGCCGGGTGACCCCGAGTTCACGCAGCTGTCCCATGCTGTTCTGCTGGAGCTGGTCATCGACAG gctcctgctgctgcttcagAGCTGTGCAAGCTACTTGGAGAACTTGAGCTTGGAGCAGACGGTGCCCCCGGCCCGGGCTGTGGGGCCCTGCATGTCCGTGGGGCTCACGGTGCAGCGCTTCTGGAACAGCCTGCTAAGGCTGGGCATGCTCAACCAGCAGGCAGCCCCACTG AAAAGGGCAAACCAAGGGGAGACCTCCACCTCCAAGCCCACAGCCAAGGGCGAGCCAGACAGGAGCCCGGAATCTGTGACTGCCAAGCTCATCAAAGCCTCCCCAAAGCCAGGCTCGCCCCAGACCTGCCAAGAGCTGGACAGCACCCCcgtcagagtctccctgcagtgTCCAGCCAGGACGGCCGAGAGAACCAGAAGCGTCCAGTCCCAGACTGTGGAGACAGCCCTGGTGCCCTGTGATGCCTGCACTAGCGTCCAGGGCAGCCTGCGGGAGGTGGGCAAGGTGGTCATCAGCCTGTGTCAGAGCCAGAACTTGCCCTCGTCCTTAGGCCAGTTCCAGCACCTGGTTCAGGACAGCATGGGCCTCAGGCCACTGCCAGCCGCCACCGTGGGCCACTGGGCGGCAGAGCAGAGCAAAGACCTGACGCGCCTTGGCAAGCACGTGGGGGCCCTCACGCAGCTTGTTGGGCCCCTCAGGGCCCagctggaggaggctgaggggcagaaggacagactgaggaagcaggtgGGTGAGCTGGAGCAGGCCCTGCAGCAGGAGCAGGGGGCGCGGCGGCGGCAGGCGGACGAGGCCGAGCAGCGCCTGGCCGAGTGGGAACGCGACCGGAAGCAGCTGCTCGCAG AAACAAAGGCCCAGCAGCTGCAAGAGGAGGCCGAGCACAGGGCAGAGGCCGAGCGGCAGGTGCAGCAGCTGGAGGAGCAGGTGCAGCTGCTGGCCGGACGGCTGGATGGGGCTAGCCAGCAGATCCGCTGGGCCAGCACAGAGCTGGACAAGGAGAAGGCCCGTGTTGACAGCATGGTCCGCCAccaggag TCCCTGCAGGCCAAGCAGCGAGCCCTGCTACAGCAGCTGGACAGCCTGGACCAGGAGCGTGAGGAGCTGCGAGGCAGTCTGGACGAGGCCGAGGCCCGGCGGGTCCACGTGGAGGAGCAGCTGCAGAGTGTGCAGAGCGAGAGGGAGCAGGGGCAGTGCCAGCTCCGGGCCCAGCAG GAGCTGCTGCAGAGCCTGCAGCGGGAGAAGCAAGGCCTGGAGCAGGCGACCACAGACCTGCGGCTGACCATCTCGGAGCTGGAGCGGGAGCTCATGGAGCTGAGGGAGCGGGAGCGCCTGCTGGTGGCCTTTCCAGACCTGCACCGGCCTGCTGAGGCCCAAATTCAAA GCTCTGGTGATGTCACGGACGACATGGAGAGGCAGGTGCAGGCCAATGACATCCGGATCCGGGTCCTGCAGGAGGAGAATGGACGGCTCCAGTCGATGCTGTCCAAGATTCGGGAGGTGGCCCAGCAGGGGGGCCTCAAG CTGATCCCGCAGGACCAGCTCTGGGCCTCTCCCAGCAGAGGACTCCAGAGAGCAGCaaccccagcccaggcccagagAGCATCCCCAGG GCCCCTGGGCAGGCGGCACCCGCCTAACAGCAGGACAGCCAGTACGcacaggaccctgccaggccagCCCCGGGCCTCCCCACAACAGCCCTGCAGTCGGCCCAGCAGGTCCTCCCCAGAGGATGTAACTCACTCCATCAACTGCGCCCAGAACCCCATCCGGGCCTTGGCCAGGCTGAGGAGGAGACTGTCACCaggccagggccaggccagccCTGCACACCAGTCACAGGAGCGGCCCACATAG
- the CCDC157 gene encoding coiled-coil domain-containing protein 157 isoform X3, producing the protein MAHLLGSQACIDSLRRDLTDLQGAIVDVFSRAGPVRFPSWKFPDRVACDLDMVALLEHYDHVPGDPEFTQLSHAVLLELVIDRLLLLLQSCASYLENLSLEQTVPPARAVGPCMSVGLTVQRFWNSLLRLGMLNQQAAPLKRANQGETSTSKPTAKGEPDRSPESVTAKLIKASPKPGSPQTCQELDSTPVRVSLQCPARTAERTRSVQSQTVETALVPCDACTSVQGSLREVGKVVISLCQSQNLPSSLGQFQHLVQDSMGLRPLPAATVGHWAAEQSKDLTRLGKHVGALTQLVGPLRAQLEEAEGQKDRLRKQVGELEQALQQEQGARRRQADEAEQRLAEWERDRKQLLAETSDLKTKVASLEGELKQQQESTRAVETKAQQLQEEAEHRAEAERQVQQLEEQVQLLAGRLDGASQQIRWASTELDKEKARVDSMVRHQESLQAKQRALLQQLDSLDQEREELRGSLDEAEARRVHVEEQLQSVQSEREQGQCQLRAQQELLQSLQREKQGLEQATTDLRLTISELERELMELRERERLLVAFPDLHRPAEAQIQTDPAGPALGLSQQRTPESSNPSPGPESIPRAPGQAAPA; encoded by the exons ATGGCGCACCTGCTGGGCAGCCAAGCCTGCATAGACAGCCTGCGCAGGGACCTTACCGACCTGCAGGGTGCCATTGTGGACGTGTTCTCACGCGCCGGGCCTGTGCGCTTCCCCTCCTGGAAGTTCCCCGACCGCGTGGCCTGTGACCTGGACATGGTGGCCCTGCTAGAGCACTATGACCATGTGCCGGGTGACCCCGAGTTCACGCAGCTGTCCCATGCTGTTCTGCTGGAGCTGGTCATCGACAG gctcctgctgctgcttcagAGCTGTGCAAGCTACTTGGAGAACTTGAGCTTGGAGCAGACGGTGCCCCCGGCCCGGGCTGTGGGGCCCTGCATGTCCGTGGGGCTCACGGTGCAGCGCTTCTGGAACAGCCTGCTAAGGCTGGGCATGCTCAACCAGCAGGCAGCCCCACTG AAAAGGGCAAACCAAGGGGAGACCTCCACCTCCAAGCCCACAGCCAAGGGCGAGCCAGACAGGAGCCCGGAATCTGTGACTGCCAAGCTCATCAAAGCCTCCCCAAAGCCAGGCTCGCCCCAGACCTGCCAAGAGCTGGACAGCACCCCcgtcagagtctccctgcagtgTCCAGCCAGGACGGCCGAGAGAACCAGAAGCGTCCAGTCCCAGACTGTGGAGACAGCCCTGGTGCCCTGTGATGCCTGCACTAGCGTCCAGGGCAGCCTGCGGGAGGTGGGCAAGGTGGTCATCAGCCTGTGTCAGAGCCAGAACTTGCCCTCGTCCTTAGGCCAGTTCCAGCACCTGGTTCAGGACAGCATGGGCCTCAGGCCACTGCCAGCCGCCACCGTGGGCCACTGGGCGGCAGAGCAGAGCAAAGACCTGACGCGCCTTGGCAAGCACGTGGGGGCCCTCACGCAGCTTGTTGGGCCCCTCAGGGCCCagctggaggaggctgaggggcagaaggacagactgaggaagcaggtgGGTGAGCTGGAGCAGGCCCTGCAGCAGGAGCAGGGGGCGCGGCGGCGGCAGGCGGACGAGGCCGAGCAGCGCCTGGCCGAGTGGGAACGCGACCGGAAGCAGCTGCTCGCAG AAACAAGTGACCTCAAGACGAAGGTGGCCAGCCTGGAGGGGGAGCTGAAGCAGCAGCAGGAGTCCACACGGGCCGTGG AAACAAAGGCCCAGCAGCTGCAAGAGGAGGCCGAGCACAGGGCAGAGGCCGAGCGGCAGGTGCAGCAGCTGGAGGAGCAGGTGCAGCTGCTGGCCGGACGGCTGGATGGGGCTAGCCAGCAGATCCGCTGGGCCAGCACAGAGCTGGACAAGGAGAAGGCCCGTGTTGACAGCATGGTCCGCCAccaggag TCCCTGCAGGCCAAGCAGCGAGCCCTGCTACAGCAGCTGGACAGCCTGGACCAGGAGCGTGAGGAGCTGCGAGGCAGTCTGGACGAGGCCGAGGCCCGGCGGGTCCACGTGGAGGAGCAGCTGCAGAGTGTGCAGAGCGAGAGGGAGCAGGGGCAGTGCCAGCTCCGGGCCCAGCAG GAGCTGCTGCAGAGCCTGCAGCGGGAGAAGCAAGGCCTGGAGCAGGCGACCACAGACCTGCGGCTGACCATCTCGGAGCTGGAGCGGGAGCTCATGGAGCTGAGGGAGCGGGAGCGCCTGCTGGTGGCCTTTCCAGACCTGCACCGGCCTGCTGAGGCCCAAATTCAAA CTGATCCCGCAGGACCAGCTCTGGGCCTCTCCCAGCAGAGGACTCCAGAGAGCAGCaaccccagcccaggcccagagAGCATCCCCAGG GCCCCTGGGCAGGCGGCACCCGCCTAA